In Gossypium hirsutum isolate 1008001.06 chromosome D06, Gossypium_hirsutum_v2.1, whole genome shotgun sequence, one genomic interval encodes:
- the LOC107960195 gene encoding uncharacterized protein — MSSSHHLYELDSATDSVASSPRSEHHASQDGHIRVRFMCSFGGKILPCPHDNQLRYVGGDTRIVAFHRFTSFSSFITKLSKLSGIGNVSVKYQFPNEDLDALISVTTDEDLENMMEEYDRLAQNQNPRQLARLRLFLFSNGDDESRASSISSLLDGSANRENWFFDALNGGAAADASRLERLRSEASSIVSEVPDYLFGLENSDEIQPRDPKLRTRQLLHDNNSVSDPGSPAPVVSSSPFCSASSATVVPSVTKPANPEPVLKSKQSQTDSFVEQPISQPTTYSGTPMWHHYVPDSHYSAPAVQQIPVYYVPGHVQPGNHQGQAQPVQIRTQYVQQYPNSSGQVPVGYHQQVHGAGETYRQAPPVDPYDPTWNVAHDEKQPVYYGVRNSGPMQVYPGMVVPGGKELGRSRSDMAQGRISRSGQ, encoded by the exons ATGTCGTCATCGCACCACCTCTATGAGCTAGATTCCGCCACGGATTCCGTCGCATCCTCTCCGCGCTCCGAACACCATGCTTCTCAAGACGGTCATATACGTGTACGGTTCATGTGTAGTTTCGGTGGTAAGATCTTACCTTGTCCGCATGACAATCAGCTCCGTTACGTCGGCGGTGATACTCGTATCGTCGCCTTTCATCGCTTCACCTCTTTCTCATCTTTCATCActaaactctctaaactctcag gAATTGGCAACGTGAGTGTTAAGTATCAGTTTCCGAATGAGGATCTTGATGCTTTGATTTCAGTGACGACCGATGAAGATCTCGAGAATATGATGGAAGAATATGATCGGCTAGCGCAGAATCAAAACCCTCGACAACTGGCTCGGCTTCGGCTTTTTCTTTTCTCTAACGGCGATGATGAGTCACGAGCCAGTAGTATCAGCTCACTTCTGGACGGCTCGGCTAATCGTGAAAACTGGTTCTTCGACGCACTTAACGGCGGCGCCGCCGCCGATGCTTCGAGGCTTGAACGTCTACGATCCGAGGCTTCGTCTATTGTATCCGAAGTGCCCGATTATTTATTCGGGTTGGAAAACTCCGATGAGATCCAACCTCGTGACCCGAAATTAAGGACACGCCAGCTTTTGCATGATAATAATTCGGTTTCGGATCCCGGTTCTCCTGCCCCGGTtgtttcttcttctcctttttgtTCCGCGTCATCAGCTACTGTTGTACCTTCAGTGACTAAACCGGCTAATCCTGAACCGGTTTTGAAGTCAAAGCAAAGTCAAACGGATAGTTTCGTGGAGCAACCCATTTCGCAACCGACCACATATTCGGGTACTCCGATGTGGCATCATTATGTTCCGGATTCTCATTATTCTGCTCCTGCCGTACAACAAATACCCGTTTATTATGTTCCGGGTCATGTACAACCCGGAAATCATCAGGGTCAAGCTCAACCCGTTCAAATCCGTACACAGTATGTCCAGCAATATCCGAATTCATCGGGTCAAGTACCCGTAGGATATCATCAACAAGTTCATGGTGCGGGTGAAACATACAGGCAAGCACCACCCGTGGATCCTTATGACCCGACATGGAATGTGGCTCATGATGAGAAACAACCTGTATATTATGGTGTTAGAAATTCGGGTCCTATGCAAGTTTACCCAGGAATGGTGGTTCCGGGTGGGAAGGAACTGGGTCGAAGCAGGTCGGACATGGCTCAGGGTCGGATCTCTCGGTCGGGACAGtaa